From the genome of Thermococcus chitonophagus, one region includes:
- a CDS encoding DUF4910 domain-containing protein: MEKYIGDFNVENVFRDVVNIARYHRIQGSKGIVDAAEYVLKRLEEEGVEAEMLKDEYDGVREHLTLPSPIAWDVIYGELKLKDKTLTTKDSPLLVMAHSPSGEVKGEVIPILREEDWEKAEGKIVLVGEKWRDAYEEANKVGAKAFIAYRKRTGSAFPYIGLFLTKKDLEWAKIPAVAVPETIANDLIEKAKKGGVEVEIRVETEIKNRETLPIVYAKVGEPPYLVFSAHICHPKPGANDNASGSAMLIELARILNKVKSRVGFAFVWIPEYHGTQAFIPKVKVEDFYANINLDMVGGSEDRAKSTIMLVRSPLSRFSLVPGILELYLDKYNSGGKSFSGSTLPKMKLKAYPYEMGSDHDIFNFFGIPGTMPITWPDSYYHTSADTPEKLSLESLSIIGRAVLSTAVFIATAEKSKLERVARGYAMKYLGELSMQRKVEIAESLVMDGLARDSEFLGLSMGNKIEEEGWLEWKEKGIISNKRLINMNEDLGRKFKEIMEEERMLVVHTYEFLMLSEKLSEEKVWKALKDEYGEVKEEKIRKAVEILKEFKIVSPK; this comes from the coding sequence ATGGAAAAATACATTGGGGACTTCAATGTGGAAAACGTGTTTAGGGATGTAGTCAACATAGCTAGATACCACAGAATACAAGGATCAAAGGGTATAGTGGACGCAGCTGAGTATGTTCTCAAGAGACTTGAGGAAGAGGGAGTCGAGGCGGAAATGCTAAAGGATGAGTACGATGGTGTAAGAGAGCACTTAACTTTGCCCTCGCCGATAGCATGGGATGTCATCTATGGGGAGCTTAAACTTAAGGACAAGACACTAACAACTAAAGATTCTCCACTGCTTGTGATGGCCCACTCCCCATCGGGGGAAGTGAAGGGCGAGGTTATCCCGATCCTGAGGGAGGAGGACTGGGAGAAGGCCGAGGGGAAGATAGTTCTCGTCGGCGAGAAGTGGAGGGATGCCTACGAGGAGGCCAATAAAGTCGGGGCAAAAGCTTTCATAGCCTACAGGAAGAGAACGGGAAGTGCATTTCCCTATATTGGTCTCTTCTTAACAAAGAAGGATCTTGAATGGGCCAAAATTCCCGCGGTTGCTGTTCCAGAAACGATCGCCAACGATTTGATAGAGAAAGCAAAGAAGGGAGGAGTAGAAGTAGAGATAAGGGTTGAAACCGAAATAAAGAACAGGGAAACACTACCAATAGTGTACGCTAAAGTCGGAGAGCCACCCTACCTAGTTTTCTCAGCCCACATATGCCATCCAAAGCCGGGAGCAAACGACAACGCGAGCGGAAGCGCGATGCTTATAGAGCTCGCAAGGATTCTGAACAAGGTGAAAAGTAGAGTTGGCTTTGCGTTCGTGTGGATCCCGGAGTACCACGGGACTCAGGCATTCATTCCCAAGGTTAAGGTGGAGGATTTCTACGCCAACATAAACCTAGATATGGTTGGCGGGAGCGAAGACAGAGCGAAGTCAACGATAATGCTTGTAAGATCACCACTCTCGAGATTTTCACTAGTCCCAGGAATCCTTGAGCTCTATCTTGATAAGTACAACTCTGGAGGAAAGAGCTTCTCAGGATCAACTCTACCTAAGATGAAGCTAAAGGCCTATCCATACGAAATGGGAAGTGATCATGATATATTCAACTTCTTTGGCATTCCTGGGACGATGCCAATAACATGGCCCGACAGCTACTACCACACCTCAGCTGACACACCAGAAAAGCTGAGCTTGGAGAGCCTGTCAATAATCGGAAGGGCAGTTCTATCTACCGCGGTGTTCATAGCTACTGCCGAAAAATCCAAATTAGAGAGGGTCGCAAGGGGCTACGCCATGAAGTACCTCGGAGAGCTCAGCATGCAGAGGAAAGTTGAGATTGCAGAATCGCTCGTTATGGATGGGCTCGCAAGGGATTCCGAATTCCTTGGGCTTAGCATGGGTAATAAAATAGAGGAAGAGGGATGGCTCGAGTGGAAGGAGAAGGGAATAATAAGCAACAAGAGGCTCATAAACATGAACGAGGATCTAGGAAGGAAGTTCAAGGAGATCATGGAAGAAGAGAGAATGTTAGTTGTCCACACGTACGAGTTCCTTATGCTGAGCGAAAAGCTCAGCGAGGAAAAAGTTTGGAAAGCTTTAAAGGATGAGTACGGAGAGGTAAAGGAGGAGAAAATCAGAAAAGCTGTTGAAATACTCAAGGAATTCAAGATTGTTAGCCCCAAGTGA
- a CDS encoding glycosyltransferase codes for MKVSIIVPTYNERENLEELFSRIDNALEGYDYEIIIVDDDSPDRTWEKAQELSSKYPVKVIRRLNERGLSSAVIRGFENASGDVFVVMDADLQHPPEVIPELLKRIEEGADIAIASRYVKGGRVENWPFYRKMISKSAIMIGRVGLPKIRNIKDPVSGFFALKRKVVEGVELNPVGFKILMEILIKGKYSRVVEVPFAFGTRLAGKSKLRGKTMINYLRHVYRLMKWEGEIDRLVKFSVVGLSGILVNEFFLWLFVHLGISKEIAVIPSTELSIINNFIWNDLWTFKDVRKGKKLWERLLKFHMAALTGAIVQFIIYWILVFLGLHYLLANLIGIGFSFIVRYIVNRHVTWG; via the coding sequence ATGAAGGTATCAATAATAGTGCCTACATATAATGAGAGGGAAAACCTTGAGGAGCTGTTTTCTAGGATCGATAACGCCCTCGAAGGTTATGATTACGAGATAATAATAGTTGATGATGACTCCCCAGATAGAACATGGGAAAAGGCCCAGGAACTTTCTTCTAAATACCCTGTAAAAGTCATTAGGAGATTAAATGAGAGAGGCCTCTCTTCTGCAGTGATAAGGGGATTCGAAAATGCTAGTGGGGACGTATTCGTTGTTATGGACGCTGACCTTCAGCACCCTCCAGAGGTTATTCCCGAGCTCTTGAAGAGAATAGAAGAGGGGGCTGACATAGCCATAGCAAGCAGGTACGTTAAAGGAGGGAGAGTTGAGAACTGGCCTTTCTATCGTAAGATGATCTCTAAGAGCGCGATAATGATTGGCAGAGTTGGCCTTCCGAAGATAAGGAATATAAAAGATCCCGTTAGTGGTTTCTTCGCTCTCAAACGGAAAGTTGTAGAGGGGGTGGAGCTAAACCCCGTAGGTTTTAAGATACTCATGGAGATCCTGATCAAGGGAAAATACTCAAGAGTTGTAGAGGTTCCCTTTGCCTTTGGAACTAGGCTGGCGGGGAAGAGCAAGCTTAGAGGCAAAACGATGATCAATTATCTGAGGCACGTTTACCGGCTAATGAAATGGGAGGGTGAAATCGACAGGCTCGTCAAGTTCTCCGTCGTTGGACTCTCGGGGATCCTCGTTAACGAATTCTTTCTATGGCTCTTCGTTCACCTTGGCATTAGTAAGGAGATCGCAGTTATTCCTTCGACCGAGCTTTCTATTATAAACAACTTCATATGGAACGATCTCTGGACGTTCAAAGATGTAAGAAAAGGAAAAAAGCTGTGGGAAAGGCTTTTAAAGTTCCACATGGCAGCGCTTACCGGAGCTATAGTTCAGTTCATAATCTACTGGATTCTGGTGTTCCTAGGTCTCCATTACCTCCTCGCTAATCTAATAGGGATAGGATTCTCCTTCATAGTGAGGTACATAGTAAACAGGCACGTCACTTGGGGCTAA
- a CDS encoding fibrillarin-like rRNA/tRNA 2'-O-methyltransferase — protein sequence MVEVKKHKFPGVYIVIDDDGSEKIATKNLVPGQRVYGERVIKWEGEEYRIWNPHRSKLGAAIMNGLKNFPIKPGKTVLYLGIASGTTASHVSDIIGWEGKIYGIEFSPRVLRELVPIVEERRNIVPILGDATKPEEYRALVTKVDVIFEDVAQPTQAKILIDNAEAYLKRGGYGMIAVKSRSIDVTKEPEQVFREVERELGEYFEVIERLNLEPYEKDHALFVVRKP from the coding sequence ATGGTTGAGGTTAAGAAGCACAAATTCCCTGGAGTCTACATTGTCATTGACGATGATGGTAGCGAGAAGATAGCGACTAAAAATCTGGTCCCAGGACAGAGGGTCTACGGTGAGAGAGTCATCAAGTGGGAGGGAGAAGAGTACAGGATATGGAACCCCCACCGCTCAAAGCTTGGTGCTGCGATAATGAACGGTCTTAAGAACTTCCCGATAAAGCCCGGGAAGACTGTGCTTTACCTTGGAATAGCTAGTGGAACCACAGCATCTCACGTGAGTGATATAATAGGCTGGGAAGGGAAAATCTACGGAATTGAGTTCTCCCCAAGGGTTCTCAGAGAGCTCGTTCCCATAGTTGAGGAGAGGAGGAACATAGTTCCAATATTAGGTGATGCAACTAAACCCGAAGAGTACAGGGCCTTGGTTACGAAGGTTGACGTTATCTTTGAAGACGTTGCCCAGCCGACGCAGGCCAAGATCCTCATAGACAACGCCGAGGCTTACCTCAAGAGGGGTGGCTATGGGATGATAGCTGTTAAGAGCAGGAGTATAGACGTTACCAAGGAGCCGGAGCAGGTGTTCAGGGAAGTTGAGAGGGAATTGGGTGAGTACTTTGAAGTCATTGAGAGGCTGAACCTTGAGCCCTACGAAAAGGATCATGCGTTATTCGTAGTTAGGAAGCCCTAG
- a CDS encoding C/D box methylation guide ribonucleoprotein complex aNOP56 subunit (functions along with aFIB and aL7a; guides 2'-O-methylation of ribose to specific sites in RNAs), whose amino-acid sequence MKAFIAENVRGIYAFDENGKLIAKRYYTDKPERVLDKLLKGEFVEDLEVLLKELKEKGYSEFVFEHPELSRKAKELGYNATTEFPNLAGERLRSNPEEFLGENWFEDYYRIGVDLTRLRIQEQSGARDKMVIQAIEALDDIDKVINLLVSRLREWYSLHFPELDEILPRHPQYVAFVKTIGHRDNVDEEKLRELGLSEEKIKKILEAKEKTMGAWMDETDIKVVQDFAEEIDRLYKLRRELEDYIDRAMDDVAPNLKALVGAKLAARLISLAGGLKELAMMPSSTIQVLGAEKALFRHLRTGAKPPKHGVIYQYPAINRSPWWQRGKIARALAGKLAIAARVDYFSGEYIAEELKKELEARIREIKEKYPKPPKRKKEERKGKRPWKDKKKKKKKKKEKPRRR is encoded by the coding sequence ATGAAGGCGTTCATAGCTGAAAACGTTCGAGGCATCTATGCCTTTGATGAAAACGGCAAGCTCATAGCTAAGAGGTACTACACGGATAAGCCCGAGAGAGTTCTTGACAAGCTCCTTAAGGGAGAGTTCGTTGAGGATCTTGAGGTTCTCTTGAAGGAGCTTAAGGAGAAAGGATACAGCGAATTCGTCTTTGAGCACCCGGAGCTCAGCAGGAAGGCAAAGGAGCTCGGCTACAATGCTACAACCGAGTTTCCCAACCTTGCAGGTGAGAGGCTTAGGAGCAACCCTGAGGAGTTCCTGGGGGAGAACTGGTTCGAGGACTACTACAGGATTGGCGTTGACTTGACGAGGCTTAGAATTCAGGAGCAGAGCGGTGCGAGGGACAAGATGGTCATTCAGGCCATCGAGGCTTTGGATGATATTGACAAGGTCATAAACCTCCTCGTTTCCCGCTTGAGGGAGTGGTACTCGCTCCACTTCCCTGAGCTAGATGAGATCCTGCCCAGGCACCCGCAGTATGTTGCCTTCGTGAAGACGATAGGCCACAGGGACAACGTTGATGAGGAGAAGCTTAGGGAGCTCGGCCTAAGCGAGGAGAAGATAAAGAAGATTCTCGAGGCTAAGGAGAAGACGATGGGTGCCTGGATGGATGAGACCGACATAAAGGTTGTTCAGGACTTTGCCGAGGAGATAGACAGGCTCTACAAGCTCAGGAGGGAGCTTGAGGACTACATCGACAGGGCGATGGATGACGTTGCTCCCAACCTCAAGGCATTGGTTGGTGCTAAGCTCGCTGCTCGTCTGATAAGCTTGGCTGGCGGATTGAAAGAGTTAGCAATGATGCCATCCTCAACGATACAAGTCTTGGGTGCTGAGAAAGCTCTGTTCAGGCACTTGAGGACCGGAGCCAAGCCTCCAAAGCACGGTGTCATCTATCAGTACCCGGCGATAAACCGCTCTCCGTGGTGGCAGAGGGGTAAGATAGCAAGAGCCTTAGCAGGAAAGCTGGCAATAGCAGCTAGAGTTGACTACTTCTCAGGTGAGTACATAGCTGAAGAGCTTAAGAAAGAACTGGAGGCCAGGATAAGGGAGATCAAGGAGAAGTACCCGAAGCCGCCAAAGAGGAAGAAGGAGGAGAGAAAAGGCAAGAGGCCATGGAAGGACAAGAAAAAGAAGAAGAAAAAGAAGAAAGAGAAACCTAGGAGGAGGTGA
- a CDS encoding riboflavin synthase: MFTGIVEAFAGARYSSGKLYVEVPFRVEPSESIAVNGACLTVSEFNGRVAVFDVGEETLARTNLREARIVNLERALKLGDRVGGHFVTGHVDGTLRFLTSITRGNTVWMAFELPRERWGVAEKGSIALNGVSLTVARVESSRFWVQVIPHTLKNTNLQFLSPGDRVNYEIDILARYVRAVLNR, translated from the coding sequence ATGTTCACGGGAATCGTTGAGGCCTTTGCTGGGGCCCGCTACTCCAGTGGAAAGCTGTACGTTGAAGTTCCCTTTAGGGTTGAGCCGAGTGAAAGCATAGCCGTTAATGGAGCGTGCCTCACCGTGAGTGAATTTAACGGAAGAGTGGCAGTGTTTGATGTTGGTGAGGAAACTCTAGCTAGGACTAACCTCCGAGAGGCGAGAATCGTGAACTTGGAGAGGGCCCTAAAGTTAGGGGACAGAGTTGGAGGGCACTTCGTAACTGGTCACGTTGATGGGACGCTCCGCTTCCTAACCTCCATAACTAGAGGAAACACGGTTTGGATGGCCTTTGAGCTTCCTAGGGAGAGGTGGGGAGTTGCCGAGAAGGGGTCGATAGCCCTGAACGGGGTTTCACTTACCGTTGCAAGGGTGGAGAGCTCGAGGTTTTGGGTTCAGGTAATCCCCCACACGCTCAAGAATACAAACCTCCAGTTTTTGAGTCCTGGAGACAGAGTCAACTACGAAATCGATATTCTTGCGCGATACGTTAGGGCAGTTCTCAACCGCTAA
- the ribD gene encoding bifunctional diaminohydroxyphosphoribosylaminopyrimidine deaminase/5-amino-6-(5-phosphoribosylamino)uracil reductase RibD — protein MNDEHFMRLALELARKGEGKVNPNPMVGAVIVKDGRIIGVGWHEYYGGKHAEVNAIENAKLRGHSVRGATMYVTLEPCVHWGKQPPCADRIIAEGIKRVVISLEDLNPLVAGKGIEKLRKAGIEVEVGILEEEARKLNEIFIKYITTGIPFVSIKLALTLDGYIATETFESKWITGEEARRKVQELRRKHMAIMVGANTVLKDNPSLNCRLLGCPEKIKVILDRSARIAREVRRGRKFKLFEDGRVIFFTERPEEFEGIAEAYNITEPKAILEFLGSMGIDSVLIEGGKIACQFLPFADRLYLFYGSKILGRGIKPFECLNVKSLREAFKVRVESVEVLGGDVLVVGAGDVHGNR, from the coding sequence ATGAATGACGAGCACTTCATGAGGCTCGCCCTTGAACTTGCCAGAAAGGGAGAGGGGAAAGTAAACCCAAATCCCATGGTTGGGGCGGTTATAGTTAAGGACGGAAGAATAATCGGCGTCGGGTGGCACGAGTACTATGGGGGTAAGCATGCGGAGGTAAATGCGATAGAGAATGCAAAGCTGAGAGGTCACTCGGTAAGAGGAGCTACGATGTACGTAACCCTTGAACCCTGCGTTCACTGGGGGAAGCAGCCACCCTGCGCTGATAGGATAATAGCTGAGGGTATAAAGAGGGTTGTTATTTCGCTGGAAGATCTGAATCCCCTAGTGGCAGGTAAGGGTATTGAAAAGCTGAGAAAAGCTGGAATTGAAGTTGAAGTAGGCATCCTTGAAGAAGAAGCAAGAAAGCTTAACGAAATCTTCATTAAATACATAACTACGGGAATCCCCTTCGTCTCTATAAAGCTCGCCCTAACCCTCGACGGATACATAGCAACAGAAACGTTCGAATCAAAGTGGATAACTGGTGAAGAGGCAAGAAGGAAAGTGCAGGAGCTCAGGAGGAAGCACATGGCAATAATGGTTGGAGCAAACACGGTCCTTAAAGACAATCCCTCCCTTAACTGCCGGCTCCTAGGATGCCCTGAGAAAATTAAGGTTATCCTCGATCGCTCCGCGAGGATTGCCCGAGAGGTCAGGAGGGGAAGGAAGTTCAAACTGTTTGAAGATGGCAGGGTGATATTCTTTACCGAGAGGCCTGAGGAGTTCGAGGGAATAGCCGAGGCCTACAACATAACCGAGCCCAAGGCAATTCTCGAGTTCCTGGGGAGCATGGGGATTGACAGCGTTCTAATTGAAGGGGGCAAGATAGCCTGTCAATTCCTACCCTTTGCCGATAGGTTATACTTGTTTTACGGTTCAAAGATCCTCGGAAGGGGGATAAAGCCCTTCGAGTGTTTAAATGTCAAATCTTTACGGGAGGCGTTTAAGGTTAGGGTTGAGTCCGTTGAAGTCCTTGGAGGAGACGTACTAGTGGTGGGTGCGGGAGATGTTCACGGGAATCGTTGA
- a CDS encoding AbrB/MazE/SpoVT family DNA-binding domain-containing protein: MKVEIVKVDKNGRIYLPASLRKKFGNGPFYIVERDNEIVLIPIRKKIEKYYGIFRGKNLSAEEMDKIIEEETEKLLREEL, translated from the coding sequence ATGAAAGTTGAAATTGTTAAAGTAGACAAAAATGGAAGGATCTACCTCCCAGCATCTCTCAGAAAGAAATTTGGAAATGGGCCTTTCTACATTGTGGAGAGAGATAATGAAATAGTCCTAATACCCATTCGCAAAAAAATCGAGAAGTACTATGGAATATTCAGGGGAAAGAACTTAAGTGCAGAAGAGATGGATAAGATAATTGAAGAAGAAACAGAAAAGCTCCTGAGGGAGGAACTGTGA
- a CDS encoding type II toxin-antitoxin system VapC family toxin — translation MKVYVDVNVIYYFLTANKEFGERAKSLIEKYSGKMITSALTVWQLYILFRKQGTKLSLVNILSELGIEIAPLTADILRNAEKCKKLDFDDAIHYATMKAQGITTILSNDRDFDEVDVRRIF, via the coding sequence GTGAAGGTTTACGTTGACGTGAACGTGATCTACTATTTTCTCACTGCCAACAAGGAGTTTGGAGAACGCGCAAAGAGTCTGATTGAGAAATACAGCGGGAAGATGATTACCTCAGCTCTCACAGTATGGCAACTCTACATCCTGTTTAGGAAACAGGGGACAAAATTAAGTCTCGTCAACATTCTTTCTGAGTTGGGTATTGAAATAGCCCCACTAACCGCAGATATCCTGAGAAACGCCGAAAAATGCAAAAAGCTTGATTTCGATGATGCCATCCACTACGCCACAATGAAAGCGCAAGGAATAACGACAATCCTATCGAATGATAGAGATTTTGATGAGGTGGATGTGAGGAGGATCTTTTAA
- a CDS encoding AbrB/MazE/SpoVT family DNA-binding domain-containing protein, whose protein sequence is MVTVKVSSKGQIVIPKVIREKLGIREGDELEILDFGNEIVIVPIKRNINLKGILKLEKPVKEIMEEVRKEEELEAKKWRE, encoded by the coding sequence ATGGTAACTGTTAAAGTTTCCTCGAAGGGTCAGATAGTCATACCAAAGGTCATCCGCGAGAAGCTTGGGATTAGGGAAGGGGACGAGCTCGAAATCCTTGACTTTGGAAACGAGATAGTGATAGTTCCAATAAAAAGGAACATTAACCTCAAGGGAATATTAAAGCTTGAAAAACCTGTGAAAGAAATTATGGAGGAGGTAAGGAAGGAAGAAGAACTGGAGGCTAAAAAATGGAGAGAGTAG
- a CDS encoding type II toxin-antitoxin system VapC family toxin, with translation MERVVLDSYAILTYLLNEKGAERVEELLNKARNGEVKVYMNVVNLGEVYYIIARRKGVDVADFIIANLLKSPILFIPADERLSLIAGRIKAFHKLSYADGFAAATAIDLNATLLTGDEEFKNIAGKVKIEWL, from the coding sequence ATGGAGAGAGTAGTGCTTGACAGTTACGCCATACTAACTTACCTCCTCAACGAAAAGGGTGCAGAGCGCGTTGAGGAACTGCTAAATAAAGCTAGAAATGGAGAAGTAAAGGTTTACATGAACGTTGTGAATCTAGGCGAGGTCTACTACATCATAGCACGCAGAAAAGGTGTGGATGTTGCTGACTTCATCATAGCCAACCTGCTGAAAAGTCCAATCCTATTCATCCCCGCGGATGAGCGCCTCTCTCTAATTGCTGGCAGAATAAAAGCCTTCCACAAACTAAGCTATGCAGATGGCTTCGCAGCCGCAACAGCAATAGACCTCAATGCGACACTTTTAACCGGGGATGAAGAATTCAAGAACATTGCGGGTAAAGTCAAAATCGAATGGCTCTAA
- the ribH gene encoding 6,7-dimethyl-8-ribityllumazine synthase: MKVEEFEGEFKGEGLKLGIVVSRFNDLLTEELLRGALDCFRRHGVEEVKVVRVPGAFEIPLAVKKLIEKGVDGVLALGVVIRGETRHYELVSSQVAKALSQISLDTGVPVVFGVVTAEDELQAIGRAGVKVNRGFEYALTTLEMVNLVKKLYVS, encoded by the coding sequence ATGAAGGTTGAAGAATTTGAGGGCGAATTCAAAGGGGAGGGACTTAAGCTTGGCATAGTTGTTTCAAGGTTCAACGACCTCCTTACGGAGGAACTGCTTAGGGGGGCATTGGATTGCTTCAGGAGGCACGGAGTTGAGGAGGTGAAGGTTGTTAGGGTTCCTGGGGCCTTTGAAATCCCTTTGGCAGTGAAAAAACTTATTGAGAAGGGAGTTGATGGGGTTCTTGCCTTGGGAGTCGTGATAAGAGGGGAAACGAGGCATTATGAGCTTGTCTCTTCTCAAGTTGCGAAGGCTCTCTCCCAGATTTCTCTTGACACGGGAGTTCCTGTGGTGTTTGGTGTAGTGACTGCTGAGGACGAGCTACAGGCAATAGGCAGGGCAGGAGTTAAGGTCAACAGGGGTTTTGAGTACGCACTAACGACGCTGGAGATGGTGAATTTAGTTAAAAAATTATATGTCTCCTGA
- a CDS encoding bifunctional 3,4-dihydroxy-2-butanone-4-phosphate synthase/GTP cyclohydrolase II, protein MSINLDTIEESILKGKPVLLIEEDREGEADLVYPAELANKNVVNFMLSAKGLLCLAMDMDKALKRGFFRLPSKGGETNFLIPVDYKDTKTGITAEERALTARKIAEGLSVESFRYPGHLPLLGSVGFNRRKGHTEASLELMEMLGFRRYALIIEVLNEEGNSHDLEYAVSFAEQHDIPILTVKDVWKEFVRRRQLVQIYGRAKLPTRFGEFEIISFRNELDFKEHVAIIKKPYGEAPLVRVHSKCLTGDTLASLRCDCGSQLINSLRMISQEGGILLYLDQEGRGIDLTEKIKAYELQDLGYDTVEANKTLGFSEDERSYEVAFQMLKALGVERIRLLTNNPRKVGELKELGIEIVEVIPLPGEVTEHNRFYLKVKVEKLGHRIPGVP, encoded by the coding sequence ATGTCTATCAATTTAGACACAATTGAAGAGAGCATCCTCAAAGGGAAGCCAGTACTCCTAATAGAGGAAGATAGGGAAGGGGAGGCCGATCTAGTTTACCCGGCCGAGCTTGCAAATAAAAACGTGGTTAACTTCATGCTCTCCGCGAAGGGACTTTTGTGTCTGGCCATGGACATGGATAAAGCCCTGAAGAGAGGCTTCTTCAGGCTCCCCTCGAAGGGCGGTGAAACAAACTTCCTGATTCCAGTTGACTATAAGGACACCAAAACTGGAATTACCGCGGAGGAGAGGGCACTGACTGCGAGGAAGATAGCCGAGGGTTTAAGCGTGGAAAGCTTTAGGTATCCAGGTCACCTCCCTTTATTAGGATCCGTAGGGTTCAACAGGAGAAAGGGCCACACTGAGGCCTCACTAGAGCTCATGGAGATGCTGGGTTTTAGAAGGTACGCGTTGATAATTGAGGTTCTAAACGAGGAAGGCAACTCGCACGATCTAGAGTATGCGGTGAGTTTCGCTGAGCAGCATGACATCCCAATTCTAACGGTAAAGGATGTCTGGAAGGAATTTGTAAGGAGGAGACAGCTCGTTCAAATCTATGGCAGGGCAAAACTGCCAACGAGGTTTGGGGAGTTTGAGATCATAAGCTTCAGGAACGAGCTGGACTTTAAGGAGCACGTCGCTATTATCAAAAAGCCTTATGGTGAGGCTCCCCTCGTTAGGGTTCACTCGAAGTGCCTCACCGGGGACACTTTGGCCTCGCTCCGTTGCGACTGTGGCAGTCAGCTGATTAATTCACTAAGGATGATTTCCCAGGAAGGAGGAATTTTGCTGTATCTGGATCAGGAGGGAAGGGGAATAGACCTTACGGAGAAGATCAAAGCGTACGAACTCCAAGATCTGGGTTACGACACGGTTGAAGCTAACAAGACCCTCGGCTTCTCGGAGGATGAGAGGAGCTATGAAGTTGCGTTCCAGATGCTTAAAGCACTAGGCGTTGAAAGGATTAGACTGCTCACGAACAATCCCAGGAAGGTTGGGGAGTTAAAAGAACTCGGCATTGAAATTGTTGAGGTAATTCCATTGCCCGGAGAGGTTACCGAGCACAATAGGTTCTACCTGAAGGTTAAGGTTGAGAAGCTTGGCCACAGGATTCCGGGGGTGCCCTGA
- a CDS encoding pyridoxal-phosphate dependent enzyme: MHPKIRALLAKFPRVELIPWETPIQYLPKISEMLGVEVYVKRDDLTGLGIGGNKVRKLEFLLGDALAKGADTIITMGAVHSNHAFVTALAAKKLGLDVVLVLRGKETIKGNYLLDKLMGIETRVYDVEKTPDLIPYAEEVAKELEEQGKRPYIIPIGGASPVGTLGYVRMIGELSTQMMSLGLKFDTIVDAVGSGGTLAGILLGLELTKLEVDPVGMAVGIFGEKMTQKVVDLAKETAKLLGVSVELKEPRIHDYSFGAYGKIVREVAELIRLVGTKEGILLDPVYTGKAFYGLMDLARKGELGERILFIHTGGMPGIFHYGEDMLRLLNLQ, encoded by the coding sequence ATGCACCCAAAGATTAGGGCACTTCTTGCGAAGTTTCCTCGGGTTGAATTAATTCCCTGGGAAACTCCAATCCAGTACCTTCCCAAGATAAGTGAAATGCTGGGTGTTGAGGTCTACGTGAAGAGGGACGATCTCACGGGCCTAGGGATAGGAGGAAACAAGGTGAGGAAGCTTGAGTTCCTCCTGGGAGATGCACTAGCTAAGGGTGCAGACACAATAATAACTATGGGTGCTGTCCACTCGAATCATGCATTCGTAACGGCTTTGGCAGCTAAGAAACTTGGACTTGACGTCGTCTTAGTGTTGAGAGGAAAAGAGACCATAAAGGGTAACTATCTCTTAGACAAGCTGATGGGAATAGAGACGAGGGTTTATGACGTTGAGAAAACTCCTGATTTGATTCCATATGCCGAAGAAGTAGCTAAAGAGCTTGAGGAGCAGGGCAAAAGACCCTATATAATCCCAATAGGTGGAGCATCTCCGGTTGGAACCCTGGGCTACGTCAGGATGATAGGCGAGCTATCAACTCAGATGATGTCATTAGGCTTGAAGTTTGACACCATAGTTGATGCAGTGGGAAGTGGCGGCACTTTAGCTGGAATACTCCTGGGTCTTGAGTTGACGAAGCTTGAAGTAGATCCAGTTGGCATGGCAGTTGGAATATTCGGTGAGAAGATGACACAAAAGGTAGTTGACTTAGCTAAAGAAACTGCAAAGCTTTTAGGCGTGAGTGTAGAGCTTAAGGAGCCCAGGATTCATGATTACAGCTTTGGCGCCTATGGCAAGATCGTGAGGGAGGTTGCGGAGCTGATAAGACTCGTTGGAACTAAGGAGGGAATTCTCCTCGACCCAGTGTACACAGGTAAAGCATTCTATGGGTTAATGGATCTCGCAAGAAAAGGAGAGCTAGGCGAGAGAATTCTCTTCATACACACGGGTGGAATGCCGGGGATATTCCACTACGGCGAGGACATGCTTAGGCTGTTAAATCTTCAATAG